The Prunus persica cultivar Lovell chromosome G7, Prunus_persica_NCBIv2, whole genome shotgun sequence genome has a segment encoding these proteins:
- the LOC18771052 gene encoding polygalacturonase-like translates to MAEVTTSCFSRVALLILYILHQSCVAKSTLIFNVLSFGAKPNGVIDSTQAFLDVWTAACASSDSTTIRVPQGRYLLRNAMVFKGDNCKSTDITFRIDGTLIASSNYRVLGQANNWLSFEGVTGVSIIGGALDAKGTSLWACKLAGSTDCPNGGATSLSFTNSKNININGLMSLNSQMFHIVINGCQDVRIQGVKVNAAGNSPNTDGIHVQLSRNVAIFNTSIKTGDDCVSIGPGTKDLWIEQITCGPGHGISIGSLAKDLEEEGVQNVTVKNALFKGTQNGLRIKSWARPSNGFVQGVQFLDVVMFNVQNPIVIDQNYCPHNINCPAQVSGVKVSDVVYRNIQGTSATAIAIKFDCSSTNPCSGIRLENVSLTCRNQEVLSLCANANGKIVGTVQPNNCL, encoded by the exons atggCTGAGGTTACAACAAGTTGTTTTAGCAGAGTAGCACTACTCATCCTATATATCCTACACCAATCATGTGTTGCTAAGAGTACATTAATTTTCAATGTCCTAAGCTTTGGAGCCAAGCCTAACGGTGTAATAGATTCTACACAAGCTTTTCTAGATGTATGGACTGCAGCATGTGCCTCCTCTGATTCCACTACTATACGTGTACCACAAGGGAGGTATTTGCTTCGCAATGCTATGGTTTTCAAAGGTGATAACTGCAAAAGCACAGATATTACTTTTCGAATTGATGGAACATTGATAGCTTCGTCTAATTACCGAGTCCTTGGCCAAGCTAACAACTGGCTAAGCTTCGAAGGAGTTACTGGTGTGTCCATTATCGGAGGTGCCCTTGACGCTAAAGGTACCTCCTTGTGGGCATGCAAGTTAGCTGGAAGCACTGATTGCCCCAACGGAGGAGCCACG AGTCTGAGTTTTACAAACTCCAAAAACATTAACATCAATGGACTAATGTCATTGAACAGCCAGATGTTCCACATTGTGATAAACGGCTGCCAAGATGTTCGCATCCAAGGGGTCAAAGTCAATGCAGCTGGAAATAGCCCAAACACTGATGGCATCCATGTCCAATTGTCAAGAAATGTTGCAATCTTCAACACCTCTATCAAAACTGGAGATGATTGTGTCTCGATTGGCCCCGGAACAAAGGACTTGTGGATCGAGCAAATAACTTGTGGTCCTGGCCATGGCATTAG CATAGGGAGTTTAGCCAAAGACTTGGAAGAGGAAGGGGTCCAAAATGTGACAGTTAAAAATGCACTTTTCAAGGGCACTCAAAATGGTTTGAGGATTAAGTCTTGGGCGAGGCCGAGCAACGGATTTGTTCAAGGTGTTCAATTTCTTGATGTCGTCATGTTTAATGTCCAAAATCCTATTGTAATAGACCAAAACTATTGCCCACACAACATCAACTGCCCTGCTCAg GTATCAGGTGTGAAAGTCAGTGATGTCGTGTATCGGAACATTCAAGGAACATCGGCTACGGCCATCGCAATAAAATTTGATTGTAGCTCAACAAATCCATGTAGTGGGATAAGACTCGAAAACGTGAGTTTGACCTGCAGGAATCAAGAGGTTCTGTCACTTTGTGCCAATGCAAATGGAAAGATTGTTGGCACTGTTCAACCAAACAATTGTTTGTAA
- the LOC18770834 gene encoding pentatricopeptide repeat-containing protein At4g17616, whose protein sequence is MALIVTKEFLMLNHIIKRRPLCFCVASAIRRTALISNYDRESVLSRKFEKPVVSSVRYEQHQISSTRDFCASVQPERLCWEGSSHAIMLKRLKKALKEHQVNEAWESFIDFKRLHGFPEDFVIRELITELCYSSDPHWLLKACDIVLLILKERSDLLQSDILAKLSLSLARSQMPKPATMILRILLEKQNLPPMNVLCLVVLHMVKTRVGTDLASNFLVQICHCFQRSSVNKSIHAKLVKPNTMIFNLVLDACVRFKLSFKGQQIMELMPQTGVVADAHSIIIIAQIHELSGQRDEIQKYKSHVDQVSAPFMQHYRHFYDSLLSLHFKFNDIEAATELVLQMCDYHESLPIQRDRKISQRSYLVPIGSHNLKSGLNMQILPELLLCDSVLKIEGKQELVLCWNGKLVLSNRALAKLINGYKKGGDTCKLSEILLKIQKELCSLRGSRLCSDVIDACINLGWLETAHDLLDDMDAAGAPMGLTAFMSLLEAYYRGKMFREAKALIKQMRKAGFLSSLSDEMVVSKCQPILDTSSTCTNVSSSTSKSDLANALVQEMRDEKDASVVYQFNSSINFFCKAKMMDDALKTYRRMQEMKIQPTEQTFTYLLYGYSSLGMIRTITILWGDIKRNMESGNLVVNRDLYEYLLLNFLRGGYFERVMEVTDLMKEHGMYTDKWLYRSEFVKLHKNLYRNLKASEARTETQRKRIKYVERFRKWAGVD, encoded by the coding sequence ATGGCACTAATAGTGACAAAAGAGTTTCTAATGCTTAACCACATCATCAAGAGGCgtcctttgtgtttttgtgtggCTTCAGCTATTCGGAGGACTGCCTTAATATCAAATTATGACAGAGAATCAGTTCTGagtagaaaatttgaaaagccTGTGGTATCAAGTGTAAGATATGAACAGCATCAAATTTCATCTACCCGAGATTTTTGTGCTAGCGTTCAGCCTGAAAGGCTATGCTGGGAAGGTTCCTCTCATGCAATTATGTTGAAAAGGCTCAAAAAAGCCTTGAAGGAACACCAAGTGAATGAAGCATGGGAGTCctttattgattttaaaagGTTGCATGGCTTTCCTGAGGATTTTGTTATCCGTGAGCTAATCACTGAACTGTGCTATTCGTCTGACCCTCACTGGCTACTAAAAGCATGTGATATAGTCTTGCTTATTTTGAAAGAGCGATCAGACTTACTACAGTCTGATATCCTGGCAAAGCTCTCCCTCTCCTTAGCGCGAAGTCAAATGCCTAAACCTGCTACAATGATTCTTAGAATACTACTGGAGAAACAGAACTTGCCCCCCATGAATGTATTGTGCTTGGTTGTTCTGCATATGGTAAAGACTCGGGTTGGGACAGACCTTGCATCCAATTTCTTAGTTCAGATTTGTCATTGTTTCCAACGCTCCAGTGTAAACAAGAGCATCCATGCAAAGCTGGTGAAGCCTAATACAATGATTTTTAACCTTGTCCTTGATGCTTGTGTGAGgtttaaattatcattcaaagGCCAACAAATTATGGAATTGATGCCTCAAACAGGAGTTGTTGCTGATGCACACTCTATTATCATTATTGCCCAGATCCATGAGCTGAGTGGCCAGAGAGACGAGATCCAGAAATATAAAAGTCACGTTGATCAAGTTTCAGCTCCGTTTATGCAACATTATCGGCATTTCTATGATAGTTTGTTGAGCTTACATTTCAAGTTTAATGACATTGAGGCGGCCACTGAGCTTGTTTTACAAATGTGTGACTACCATGAGTCTCTTCCTATTCAAAGAGACAGAAAGATTTCACAGAGGTCTTATCTTGTTCCAATTGGATCTCATAATCTCAAGTCTGGGTTGAATATGCAGATTTTGCCTGAGCTGCTGCTGTGCGATTCTGTCCTCAAAATAGAGGGTAAGCAAGAGCTTGTTCTTTGTTGGAATGGGAAACTTGTCCTTAGTAACAGGGCTCTAGCCAAGCTCATAAATGGATACAAAAAGGGCGGGGATACTTGCAAGCTTTCAGAAATTTTACTTAAAATACAAAAGGAGTTATGTTCATTAAGAGGATCTCGTTTGTGTTCTGATGTGATTGATGCTTGCATTAATTTAGGTTGGCTAGAAACTGCTCATGACCTTTTGGATGATATGGATGCAGCTGGGGCTCCCATGGGCCTTACTGCTTTTATGTCACTCTTGGAAGCCTATTACAGAGGAAAGATGTTTCGGGAAGCTAAAgctttaattaaacaaatgagGAAGGCTGGTTTTCTTTCAAGCTTATCTGATGAGATGGTTGTCTCAAAATGTCAACCAATACTAGATACAAGCTCCACATGTACAAATGTTTCAAGCTCGACCAGTAAATCAGATCTGGCAAATGCTTTGGTTCAGGAAATGAGAGATGAGAAGGATGCTTCTGTGGTTTACCAGTTCAATTCTTCCATCAACTTTTTCTGCAAGGCCAAAATGATGGATGATGCTTTGAAGACATACAGAAGAATGCAAGAGATGAAAATTCAACCCACTGAGCAAACATTTACCTATCTGTTATATGGGTATTCTTCTCTGGGAATGATTCGTACTATCACGATCTTGTGGGGGGACATTAAGAggaatatggagagtggaaaTTTGGTGGTAAACAGAGATCTCTATGAGTACTTGCTACTGAACTTTCTTCGTGGTGGCTACTTTGAGAGAGTGATGGAGGTCACTGACCTTATGAAGGAGCATGGCATGTACACTGACAAGTGGTTGTACAGGAGTGAGTTTGTAAAACTTCATAAGAATCTATATAGGAATTTAAAGGCATCAGAAGCCAGAACTGAgactcaaagaaaaagaattaaatatGTTGAGAGATTTAGAAAATGGGCAGGAGTTGATTGA
- the LOC18771508 gene encoding uncharacterized protein LOC18771508 isoform X1, which yields MRSETWLSLIRPAMAAFSCPLRILRSYTTGAELEPQLSPKLIKIMEQRLSLIEQRSACLQNLINQPDASAEEYARANKELRKLSASMDLINQLRSNSKEIDGLRSLMDECSQDKDMIDMANNELGQAIDEERRLHASLLKSLLPKDDADERDCILEVRAGTGGEEASLFAMDIFKMYDRFSHKKGWKFEVVDITESDLKGYKEASAAISGADVYGKLKFESGIHRVQRVPVTEKSGRIHTSAVSVAILPQADEVDVHLRNEDLRIDTYRSGGSGGQHANTTNSAVRITHIPTGLTVAIQDERSQHMNKAKGLKVLCAKLYEIERSRIQSSRSKLRSQQIGSGDRSERIRTYNFPQGRVTDHRVGITHHSINDVMQGENLDVFIDALLLQEEMDAIASFGSS from the exons ATGAGAAGTGAGACTTGGCTTAGTTTGATTCGACCAGCAATGGCTGCCTTTTCCTGCCCTCTTCGAATTCTTCGTTCTTACACAACGG GAGCAGAATTGGAGCCTCAACTGTCCCCAAAGCTCATAAAGATCATGGAGCAGAGGCTGTCGCTTATCGAGCAGAGGAGTGCTTGTcttcaaaatctcataaaccAG CCTGATGCCTCGGCTGAAGAGTATGCGAGGGCTAACAAGGAGCTTCGGAAACTCAGCGCTTCCATGGACCTTATAAATCAATTAAGATCCAACAGCAAG GAGATTGATGGTTTGAGGTCTCTCATGGATGAATGTTCTCAAGATAAAGACATGATTGATATGGCAAACAATGAATTGGGTCAAGCCATTGACGAAGAAAGAAGATTGCATGCTTCGTTACTCAAGTCCCTGCTTCCTAAGGATGATGCTGATGAGAGGGATTGCATACTGGAGGTTAGAGCAG GAACTGGTGGGGAGGAGGCTTCTTTATTTGCAATggacatattcaaaat GTATGATAGATTCTCGCACAAGAAAGGCTGGAAGTTTGAAGTGGTGGATATTACCGAGTCTGATCTTAAAGGATATAAG GAAGCTAGTGCAGCAATCTCAGGAGCTGATGTTTATGGGAAACTGAAATTTGAGAGTGGGATTCACAGAGTTCAG CGAGTTCCTGTGACAGAGAAGTCTGGACGTATTCACACTAGTGCTGTTTCTGTTGCTATCCTCCCTCAAGCTGATGAG GTAGATGTCCACCTGAGGAACGAGGATTTGAGAATTGATACTTATAGATCTGGTGGTTCAGGTGGTCAGCATGCAAATACCACCAACAGTGCTGTTAGAATAACTCATATTCCAACTGGCCTGACTGTAGCCATACAAGATGAGCGATCCCAACATATG AACAAGGCCAAGGGGCTTAAGGTGCTGTGTGCAAAGCTTTATGAGATAGAGAGGTCTAGAATCCAGAGCAGTCGGTCAAAACTTAGATCACAACAG ATTGGTAGTGGGGATAGATCCGAACGCATCCGTACATACAACTTTCCTCAAGGGCGTGTAACTGATCATCGTGTTGGCATCACTCATCATTCAATAAATGATGTGATGCAAGGAGAGAATCTGGATGTATTTATTGATGCGCTTCTTTTGCAGGAGGAGATGGATGCGATTGCTTCTTTTGGTTCTTCCTAG
- the LOC18771508 gene encoding uncharacterized protein LOC18771508 isoform X2 translates to MRSETWLSLIRPAMAAFSCPLRILRSYTTELEPQLSPKLIKIMEQRLSLIEQRSACLQNLINQPDASAEEYARANKELRKLSASMDLINQLRSNSKEIDGLRSLMDECSQDKDMIDMANNELGQAIDEERRLHASLLKSLLPKDDADERDCILEVRAGTGGEEASLFAMDIFKMYDRFSHKKGWKFEVVDITESDLKGYKEASAAISGADVYGKLKFESGIHRVQRVPVTEKSGRIHTSAVSVAILPQADEVDVHLRNEDLRIDTYRSGGSGGQHANTTNSAVRITHIPTGLTVAIQDERSQHMNKAKGLKVLCAKLYEIERSRIQSSRSKLRSQQIGSGDRSERIRTYNFPQGRVTDHRVGITHHSINDVMQGENLDVFIDALLLQEEMDAIASFGSS, encoded by the exons ATGAGAAGTGAGACTTGGCTTAGTTTGATTCGACCAGCAATGGCTGCCTTTTCCTGCCCTCTTCGAATTCTTCGTTCTTACACAACGG AATTGGAGCCTCAACTGTCCCCAAAGCTCATAAAGATCATGGAGCAGAGGCTGTCGCTTATCGAGCAGAGGAGTGCTTGTcttcaaaatctcataaaccAG CCTGATGCCTCGGCTGAAGAGTATGCGAGGGCTAACAAGGAGCTTCGGAAACTCAGCGCTTCCATGGACCTTATAAATCAATTAAGATCCAACAGCAAG GAGATTGATGGTTTGAGGTCTCTCATGGATGAATGTTCTCAAGATAAAGACATGATTGATATGGCAAACAATGAATTGGGTCAAGCCATTGACGAAGAAAGAAGATTGCATGCTTCGTTACTCAAGTCCCTGCTTCCTAAGGATGATGCTGATGAGAGGGATTGCATACTGGAGGTTAGAGCAG GAACTGGTGGGGAGGAGGCTTCTTTATTTGCAATggacatattcaaaat GTATGATAGATTCTCGCACAAGAAAGGCTGGAAGTTTGAAGTGGTGGATATTACCGAGTCTGATCTTAAAGGATATAAG GAAGCTAGTGCAGCAATCTCAGGAGCTGATGTTTATGGGAAACTGAAATTTGAGAGTGGGATTCACAGAGTTCAG CGAGTTCCTGTGACAGAGAAGTCTGGACGTATTCACACTAGTGCTGTTTCTGTTGCTATCCTCCCTCAAGCTGATGAG GTAGATGTCCACCTGAGGAACGAGGATTTGAGAATTGATACTTATAGATCTGGTGGTTCAGGTGGTCAGCATGCAAATACCACCAACAGTGCTGTTAGAATAACTCATATTCCAACTGGCCTGACTGTAGCCATACAAGATGAGCGATCCCAACATATG AACAAGGCCAAGGGGCTTAAGGTGCTGTGTGCAAAGCTTTATGAGATAGAGAGGTCTAGAATCCAGAGCAGTCGGTCAAAACTTAGATCACAACAG ATTGGTAGTGGGGATAGATCCGAACGCATCCGTACATACAACTTTCCTCAAGGGCGTGTAACTGATCATCGTGTTGGCATCACTCATCATTCAATAAATGATGTGATGCAAGGAGAGAATCTGGATGTATTTATTGATGCGCTTCTTTTGCAGGAGGAGATGGATGCGATTGCTTCTTTTGGTTCTTCCTAG